The following nucleotide sequence is from Pochonia chlamydosporia 170 chromosome 4, whole genome shotgun sequence.
ACAGACGatcgcttcttcttcaacaagcaccTCCAGTCCGACTTGATAGAGTTCCGCAATCGAGGTTCCAGAAGCCAGCCCGGAAAGCAGCCTCACGTAGATCCATACATCCTCCCATGTATTTTCGGCATGCTCGAGATCAAACCCACCAGGTTTAAAAGCACACCTCTAACAATGATTATCATATCTCGCCGGTCAAGATATCGTGGAGGAACGAGGTACTTCACCAGAGGCCTCGATGAAGAGGGCCATGCCGCCAACTACAACGAGACCGAGCAAGTCATTATTCTCAACGACAGCAGCCTGGGCCTGGGAGGCTACTCCCGCAGCAGTGACATGCAGAGCGGCAAGCTCGGCAGCGAACCTGGCCAGGAAATGCAAATCATGTCATACGTCCAGACGCGTGGCAGTGTCCCAACCTACTGGTCCGAGATTAACAGTCTAAAGTACACGCCAAAGATCCAAGTCCGCAGCACGGAATCGGCCCTTGCCGCGTCGCAGAAACATTTTGACGAGCAGATCCGCATCTACGGCGACAACTACCTCATTAACCTCGTCAACTCGAAGGGAAGAGAATGTAGAGTCAAAGAATCATACGAGCAAATGTACCGCTCGCTTGCGTCGTCCCCCAAGGAGCGTCGGGAAGCTGATCGACTGACGGCCGAAAAGTTCACCACCATCCAGCCCGGGTCGAGGAACCAGGAATTCGACCGCCTGCACTACGTCTACTTTGACTACCACACAGAGACAAAGGGGATGAAGATGCACAAGGCGTACGCCATCACAGAGAAGCTGCACGAAGAGCTGACCGCCCAGTCCTACTTCCGTGGAGTCGACACGCCCGCCAGCACCGACGGCAAGATTGACGCCAGAAGCCTGCAGACCAGCGTAATGCGCACCAACTGCATGGACTGTCTGGACCGAACCAACGTTGTCCAGAGCATCTTTGCTCGGTACACCCTGAACCGCATCTTCGAGGACCTGGGCCTCATACCCCGTGGCACTCAGTTCCGTGACCAAGACCCAGCCTTTGAGTTCCTCTTCCGCAACATCTGGGCAGACAACGCCGACGTAGTCTCCACCGCGTACTCTGGCACCGGCGCCATGAAAACAGACGTCACTCGCACGGGCAAGCGCACCAAGCTGGGTGCTCTGCAGGACGGCCGCATCGGCATCACCAGATACTTCCTCAACAACTTCCGCGACGGGCCGCGTCAAGATTCGTTCGATCTATTCCTTGGCGCATACGACCCAAGCGTCACCAACGTCGGCACCAGCCTCATCTTTGTCGACAGAAGACCCATCCTCATCCAGTCCATCCCCTACCTCCTCGCCTTTAGTCTCTTCATCGTCCTAATCGGCGTATTCACCAAGACCGCACCCGACGCTAAAGTCCTGCCCATGAGactcttcatcctcttctggAGTGCCATTGCGGCGTGGTGTTTTCACTTTGTCTGGACGCACGGAATGCTCTACGTACGTATTCccacctccttctcctctaGCAATCATCACTAATGAGAACAGGTCAACTGGCCGCGTTTGAACCCACGACCCTTCGCCGTGGACGGCTACACCGAACACTACGGCAAGGCACGCAAAGATGCTGTCATTGGATCATTTGTCGCCCGTCACGAGAGGGGTCTCAGCACAGCGAGATATCTTAATGCggaggagggcaagaagaggaTTGAATAGAATAGACGTTGTGTATGTAATAAATAGTGGCTTGGGCTGTTTCTTTGTCCAAATATTTCATTTGTGGCCTAGGAATTTAATGCAATTAGATGGACTCTAATTTCAACATGTGGGCCTATCACAGTGAATTATAATAAAGGAAGGTAGATATTTATCCAATGACGCtcgcttccatgtccatgctCACGCATGCTATGCAACAATACTTTACAACATAGATGAAGCAGGGTATCAAATTAAACCTCATggtcaaaacaaaaaagaaaagaaatgcATATCAATGCTTGCTCAAACTCCTGTGATCAAGCGCTacagccaaagcagccatCGTACCCCACGCCACATTCCTTTACCGATACCCAGAAAGACTCGGAGTATCATCACCATAAACCACACGTACCACATGAATCCAACGAGGAGCCACTCCACCGTCAACCAGAGCGCTCGTCGGACCCATCGCAGGCGACGTCGTCTTCTGCGTAGCATCTTTTCGATAATATCGACCacgactttgactttgagtGGTTGGCCGAGAGCCAGGTCGCGATTCGTCTCGTCCGCCAAATCAGCTGCCTTGCGGCTGCGTTCAGAAAGATCATCAGCGATGCGGGACCGGACATCCCCTATGCGGTTTTGCAGTTGCGGGCTCGTTCGGTATGTGAAATGATCTGCTGATGCTTGCCATCTTCGGCCAGATGCTTGAATGGCCGTGCTGAGCGACTGCCCGGCCAGGGCGTAGAGTTCGTAGTATTGGACCCCGCGGTCTTGCTGGGCTGTTTCGGGGCAAAATTTTGCAATGTCGGACCAACTTATATTGGCGCAGCTCTTGCCTGGTGCGTGGCCAGTCACCGCTAAGCTGTCCGCACGGAAAGGTTTGTGTGCTTCTTGGGCTCGGCGGTTAATCTCCATTGCCTTGACGCCTGTGCTGAGAACCAAGGCACGCATGCGTGCGATTTCACGCCGAGTGAGTCGCGTTTGCTCGGTGGGTGTTTC
It contains:
- a CDS encoding phosphoinositide phosphatase (similar to Coccidioides immitis RS XP_001241624.1), which codes for MPIPTPKFPFRDINFWVTNDAYTFTSPSEPSAPALVIDRPTGDIRLSDVDPRAAKRANRVSSIAGILGIIQLRLDKYVIIINKAQPVGRLKGQMVFKVVAAEILPMRERQIHDPDEDTFIRLLNTFLQRGPMYFAYSIDLTNSFQRQSQADTSLPLWMRTDDRFFFNKHLQSDLIEFRNRGSRSQPGKQPHVDPYILPCIFGMLEIKPTRFKSTPLTMIIISRRSRYRGGTRYFTRGLDEEGHAANYNETEQVIILNDSSLGLGGYSRSSDMQSGKLGSEPGQEMQIMSYVQTRGSVPTYWSEINSLKYTPKIQVRSTESALAASQKHFDEQIRIYGDNYLINLVNSKGRECRVKESYEQMYRSLASSPKERREADRLTAEKFTTIQPGSRNQEFDRLHYVYFDYHTETKGMKMHKAYAITEKLHEELTAQSYFRGVDTPASTDGKIDARSLQTSVMRTNCMDCLDRTNVVQSIFARYTLNRIFEDLGLIPRGTQFRDQDPAFEFLFRNIWADNADVVSTAYSGTGAMKTDVTRTGKRTKLGALQDGRIGITRYFLNNFRDGPRQDSFDLFLGAYDPSVTNVGTSLIFVDRRPILIQSIPYLLAFSLFIVLIGVFTKTAPDAKVLPMRLFILFWSAIAAWCFHFVWTHGMLYVNWPRLNPRPFAVDGYTEHYGKARKDAVIGSFVARHERGLSTARYLNAEEGKKRIE